A single genomic interval of Hevea brasiliensis isolate MT/VB/25A 57/8 chromosome 4, ASM3005281v1, whole genome shotgun sequence harbors:
- the LOC110633072 gene encoding DNA-directed RNA polymerases II, IV and V subunit 9B isoform X2 has product MSVYKFCPNCNNIPYPKEDKKQRILLFACRNCDHQEIADNNRVYRNEVHHSVSEYTQILEDVASDPTLPRTKSVRCCACGHGEAVFLQATSREEGMTLFYVCCNPNCGNRWKD; this is encoded by the exons ATGAGTGTATACAAGTTTTGCCCCAACTg taACAACATTCCCTACCCTAAGGAAGACAAGAAACAAAGGATCCTCCTCTTTGCATGTCGAAACTGTGATCACCAG GAGATTGCTGATAATAATCGTGTTTATAGAAATGAGGTACACCACTCTGTTTCAGAATATACACAGATTTTAGAGGATGTGGCCTCAGATCCAACTCTACCTCGTACTAAATCCGTTCGTTGCTGTGCATGTGGCCATGGAGAAGCTGTCTTTTTACAG GCAACTTCTAGAGAAGAAGGTATGACACTGTTTTATGTCTGCTGCAATCCAAACTGCGGGAATCGTTGGAAAGACTAA
- the LOC110633072 gene encoding DNA-directed RNA polymerases II, IV and V subunit 9B isoform X1 gives MSVYKFCPNCNNIPYPKEDKKQRILLFACRNCDHQEIADNNRVYRNEVHHSVSEYTQILEDVASDPTLPRTKSVRCCACGHGEAVFLQATFQPAFVVAILLIYNTNLFPSHWRVNIGSNRSSHSPVQSSFGSAV, from the exons ATGAGTGTATACAAGTTTTGCCCCAACTg taACAACATTCCCTACCCTAAGGAAGACAAGAAACAAAGGATCCTCCTCTTTGCATGTCGAAACTGTGATCACCAG GAGATTGCTGATAATAATCGTGTTTATAGAAATGAGGTACACCACTCTGTTTCAGAATATACACAGATTTTAGAGGATGTGGCCTCAGATCCAACTCTACCTCGTACTAAATCCGTTCGTTGCTGTGCATGTGGCCATGGAGAAGCTGTCTTTTTACAGGCAACTTTCCAACCTGCTTTTGTTGTTGCAATACTATTGATATACAACACCAATTTATTTCCTTCGCATTGGAGGGTGAATATAGGAAGTAATAGGAGTAGCCACAGTCCGGTCCAGTCCAGTTTCGGTTCAGCAGTTTAG
- the LOC110633070 gene encoding uncharacterized protein LOC110633070: MSSKKEEKAQAAAERIKAAALSAAKGLSRAQAERAAAAAARNVNAYGQKEEGPSRWQEKREAKRQMYLMSTEKQVILGERKDLKRTMTAVGGTSQCQKCFQTGHWTFECKNERVYMTRPSRTQQLKNPKLRMKLSISYDLENPDSKEENGKSSKKSKRKHRSDSDSGSDSEASVFESDSGSSSVTETESSSEEESSDYSSSSDSEEKRRRRRKKKQKKKERRRRYSSTSESSDSDSGSESDSEDRSSRRKRRHSRKR; this comes from the coding sequence ATGtcgagtaagaaggaagagaaagCTCAGGCTGCGGCTGAGAGGATCAAGGCTGCAGCATTGAGTGCTGCAAAAGGTCTTAGTCGTGCTCAGGCTGAAAGGGCTGCGGCTGCAGCTGCCAGAAATGTCAATGCTTATGGGCAGAAGGAAGAAGGGCCTAGCCGATGGCAAGAGAAAAGAGAAGCCAAGCGGCAGATGTACTTGATGAGTACAGAAAAACAAGTGATATTGGGTGAAAGAAAAGACCTCAAGCGTACTATGACCGCTGTTGGTGGCACTTCTCAGTGTCAGAAATGTTTTCAAACTGGACACTGGACTTTCGAGTGCAAGAATGAAAGAGTTTATATGACGCGTCCCTCAAGGACACAGCAGCTTAAGAATCCTAAATTGAGGATGAAACTTTCTATCTCATATGATCTTGAGAATCCGGATTCTAAGGAGGAGAATGGTAAATCATCTAAGAAAAGTAAGAGGAAGCATAGATCAGATTCTGATTCTGGAAGTGATAGTGAGGCTTCGGTTTTTGAGAGTGATAGTGGGTCTTCGTCTGTGACAGAAACAGAATCTTCCTCAGAGGAAGAGAGTTCAGATTACAGCTCATCATCTGATTCCGAGGAAAAGAGGAGGCGGCGGAGGAAGAAAAAGCAGAAGAAGAAGGAGAGGCGTAGGAGGTATAGCTCAACTTCGGAGTCGTCTGACTCTGATTCAGGTTCAGAATCTGATTCCGAAGATAGGAGCAGCCGGAGGAAGAGGAGGCACAGCAGAAAGCGCTAA